A genomic window from Anthocerotibacter panamensis C109 includes:
- a CDS encoding L-serine ammonia-lyase has translation MEPTLGITTSIFDLFKVGPGPSSSHTIGPMKATLDFWHRLHDLPEPLLDRASAVEIHLFGSLSATGKGHGTDRAVVAGLLGWTPETCDPSAFSALLKRPEDRYSLQVRGRVIPLSAADIHFERGQHPFPFSNTLILRLLARDGVLWEEEYYSIGGGFIHRKGEESVLLSGVLPYPYTTMNELKRLLHTHNRTLPDVILANEMALTGCSRKEIYQRIDRIFSFMHRAVRRGLRTKGTLPGFIKLERKAPLLYRKAQACANTSDSFLIFLNAYCLAASEENAAGHVVVTAPTSGASGVIPGVSYLLKEHYHHPKQKLREGLMAAAAVGFLVKHNASISGAEMGCMGEVGTAAAMAAAMLTHCAGYSIKAVEAAAEIAIEHHLGMTCDPIGGYVQIPCIERNAMGAVKAYNAYLLASSGDQILQKISLDQVIRVMRATGQDMSKKYKETSEAGLALSSTEC, from the coding sequence ATGGAACCCACCCTGGGCATTACCACCTCAATCTTTGACCTCTTTAAAGTCGGGCCGGGGCCATCAAGTTCCCACACTATCGGTCCGATGAAGGCGACATTAGATTTTTGGCATCGCCTGCACGACCTCCCGGAACCTCTTCTGGACCGGGCTTCTGCGGTTGAGATTCACCTTTTTGGGTCGCTCAGCGCCACGGGGAAAGGCCATGGCACCGACCGGGCCGTAGTCGCCGGACTCCTGGGTTGGACGCCTGAGACCTGTGACCCGAGTGCTTTTTCAGCCCTGCTCAAGCGCCCGGAGGACCGCTATAGCCTTCAGGTCCGGGGGCGGGTCATTCCTCTGAGTGCTGCGGATATCCATTTTGAGCGCGGGCAGCACCCTTTCCCTTTCAGCAACACCCTGATCCTGCGGTTGCTGGCACGAGACGGGGTGCTCTGGGAAGAGGAATATTATTCAATAGGCGGTGGCTTTATCCATCGCAAAGGCGAAGAATCTGTCTTGCTTTCGGGCGTCCTGCCTTACCCCTACACCACGATGAACGAGCTAAAGCGGCTCCTGCACACCCATAATCGCACCCTCCCCGACGTGATCCTGGCTAATGAGATGGCCCTGACCGGGTGCTCGCGCAAGGAGATTTATCAGCGTATCGATCGGATTTTCAGCTTTATGCACCGGGCTGTGCGCCGGGGGTTGCGGACGAAGGGGACGCTCCCTGGCTTCATCAAATTGGAGCGTAAAGCCCCATTGCTTTACCGCAAAGCGCAGGCTTGCGCCAATACCTCCGACAGCTTCCTGATTTTCCTCAATGCCTATTGTCTGGCAGCGTCCGAGGAGAATGCAGCAGGTCATGTAGTCGTGACCGCTCCGACTTCGGGCGCTTCGGGGGTCATTCCGGGGGTGAGCTATCTCTTAAAGGAGCACTACCACCACCCCAAGCAAAAATTGCGCGAGGGACTGATGGCGGCGGCAGCGGTGGGCTTTTTGGTCAAGCACAATGCGAGTATTTCAGGAGCGGAGATGGGCTGTATGGGGGAGGTAGGGACCGCAGCGGCGATGGCAGCGGCTATGCTCACCCACTGCGCCGGATACAGCATCAAGGCTGTCGAGGCGGCGGCGGAAATCGCCATCGAACATCACTTGGGCATGACCTGTGATCCCATCGGCGGCTATGTGCAGATCCCCTGCATCGAACGCAACGCCATGGGGGCGGTCAAAGCCTATAATGCCTACCTCCTCGCCTCCTCCGGGGACCAAATACTTCAAAAAATTTCTCTAGACCAAGTGATCCGAGTGATGCGGGCGACGGGTCAGGACATGTCCAAAAAATATAAAGAAACCTCGGAAGCAGGCTTAGCTTTGAGCAGTACAGAGTGTTGA
- a CDS encoding undecaprenyl-diphosphate phosphatase: protein MNGWQAAVLGLVQGITEFLPISSTAHLKVIPVLLGWGDPGVAFTAIIQLGSLGAVLTYFAQDLWTIARGAWQGLQTGDRKRLEVRLFWSLLIGTLPIVAVGLALKPFLERDDNPLRGIPTIAIASIVMALLLGVAEVLGKRKRPIEKVRVLDGILIGCAQTLALVPGVSRSGSTLTTALFLGLQRADAARFSFLLGIPAIFLSGLLELKTLYDCQKPNAETICNSLAATNWGVLAIGVVSSAVFSYLAIAWLLQFLKTRSTLVFIGYRLLFGVGLLWLVGSGLIRS, encoded by the coding sequence ATGAATGGATGGCAAGCAGCAGTACTCGGTCTGGTTCAAGGGATAACAGAATTTTTGCCTATTAGTAGCACAGCCCATTTAAAAGTGATCCCGGTCCTTTTGGGCTGGGGCGATCCGGGTGTAGCCTTTACCGCCATCATTCAACTAGGAAGCCTGGGAGCCGTGCTCACCTACTTCGCCCAAGACCTATGGACTATTGCCCGTGGGGCATGGCAGGGGCTACAGACGGGAGACCGCAAACGCCTGGAGGTACGCCTCTTCTGGTCGCTGCTTATCGGGACACTGCCGATTGTTGCCGTAGGGCTCGCCCTCAAACCCTTCCTAGAGCGCGACGACAATCCCCTACGCGGGATTCCGACCATTGCCATCGCCTCCATCGTCATGGCACTACTCCTTGGGGTGGCAGAGGTCTTGGGCAAGCGCAAGCGTCCGATCGAGAAAGTGCGGGTCTTAGACGGCATCCTCATCGGCTGCGCCCAAACTCTGGCGCTCGTACCGGGCGTTTCCCGCTCCGGCTCCACGCTCACCACTGCCCTCTTTTTGGGGTTGCAACGGGCGGATGCGGCGCGGTTTTCCTTTTTACTGGGTATTCCAGCCATCTTTTTGAGCGGGTTACTCGAACTCAAAACCCTCTACGACTGCCAAAAACCCAACGCCGAAACTATCTGTAACAGTTTGGCTGCGACCAACTGGGGTGTCCTGGCTATCGGGGTTGTCTCCTCGGCGGTCTTTAGCTATCTCGCCATCGCCTGGTTGCTCCAATTTCTCAAGACCCGCTCCACGCTTGTCTTTATCGGCTATCGGCTCCTCTTTGGGGTGGGACTGCTGTGGCTGGTCGGTTCGGGGCTAATCCGCTCCTAG
- a CDS encoding threonine ammonia-lyase, with amino-acid sequence MAIPITLAAIQSAHKQIRAHVHYTRLLSSRVFDEKAGCHVHFKAEHEQKTGSFKVRGAFSKIVGLPPEVRARGLLTHSSGNHGQAVAYVAQAFGVPAVVVVPESAAQIKVAAMKSYGAEVLFCGDSTDARLEKVAQVLSTRGLTLIPPYDDWDIIQGQGTVGVEMLLHAPETSVLVIPVGGGGLLAGIALAAKALKPGIKIYGVETETAGDAYQSFYAGERVKISAPVTIADGIRTQMLGERNWEVIRTHVDGMLLVSEAEVLETLYFLITRLKVWVEPTAAVAAAALFTRKVPDVAGQVATTILCGGNADLDLLARLVR; translated from the coding sequence ATGGCGATCCCCATTACCCTCGCTGCGATCCAAAGCGCCCACAAACAGATCCGGGCTCACGTGCACTACACGCGGCTGCTCAGCAGTCGGGTTTTCGACGAAAAAGCCGGGTGTCACGTCCACTTTAAGGCTGAGCATGAGCAGAAGACCGGGAGTTTCAAAGTCCGGGGAGCCTTCAGTAAGATTGTGGGTCTGCCGCCGGAAGTCCGGGCTCGGGGGCTGCTCACCCATTCCTCGGGGAATCATGGGCAGGCGGTGGCCTATGTCGCGCAGGCTTTTGGGGTTCCGGCGGTGGTCGTGGTCCCTGAGAGCGCGGCGCAGATCAAGGTCGCGGCGATGAAAAGCTATGGAGCCGAAGTCCTCTTCTGTGGCGACTCCACCGATGCCCGCCTGGAGAAAGTAGCCCAAGTGCTGTCCACACGGGGCCTCACGCTCATCCCGCCCTACGATGACTGGGATATTATCCAAGGACAGGGGACGGTCGGCGTGGAAATGCTCCTGCACGCCCCAGAAACGTCGGTCTTGGTCATTCCTGTGGGGGGTGGAGGTTTGTTGGCGGGGATTGCCCTTGCCGCCAAAGCGCTAAAGCCGGGGATAAAAATTTATGGCGTCGAAACGGAGACGGCAGGGGACGCTTATCAGTCGTTTTATGCTGGGGAGCGGGTGAAGATTAGCGCCCCGGTCACGATTGCAGACGGTATCCGCACGCAAATGCTCGGGGAACGCAACTGGGAGGTGATCCGCACGCATGTAGATGGGATGCTCCTCGTCAGTGAAGCTGAAGTTCTGGAGACCCTGTATTTTCTTATCACCCGGCTTAAAGTCTGGGTCGAACCTACCGCCGCTGTCGCTGCTGCGGCCCTCTTCACACGCAAAGTTCCTGACGTAGCAGGCCAAGTTGCTACTACTATTCTCTGTGGCGGGAATGCAGATCTAGACCTGCTTGCCCGCCTTGTTCGGTAG
- a CDS encoding type II restriction enzyme: MSKSRSETKNHISWEYLFKEYAILQQILSKGFYEITSETINKIRESRLMTKFDHHINLPEIFRKNNLSKLKCTST, translated from the coding sequence ATGAGTAAATCAAGAAGTGAAACAAAAAACCATATTAGTTGGGAGTATCTGTTTAAGGAATATGCTATTTTGCAGCAGATTTTAAGTAAAGGTTTCTATGAGATAACTTCTGAAACGATAAACAAGATTAGAGAGAGTAGACTCATGACAAAGTTTGACCATCATATTAATTTACCTGAGATTTTTAGGAAAAATAATCTTTCAAAGTTGAAGTGCACCAGCACCTGA
- a CDS encoding DUF3471 domain-containing protein, with translation MVLSAEKTPYSVLVGTYRFAPFVPIGVTVSEENGHLYAQATGFPKGQLSPQTGLTFAFTAVNAQITFVRDEHGKVTQLHLTRDGQKLPPARKVS, from the coding sequence ATGGTGCTCAGCGCTGAGAAAACGCCCTATAGCGTGTTGGTAGGCACTTATCGGTTCGCGCCCTTCGTCCCCATCGGCGTCACGGTCTCTGAGGAGAACGGCCATCTTTATGCTCAGGCGACGGGTTTTCCGAAAGGGCAACTCTCCCCCCAAACAGGGCTCACGTTTGCCTTTACAGCAGTGAATGCTCAGATTACCTTCGTCAGAGATGAGCATGGCAAGGTCACGCAGCTCCACCTCACCCGCGACGGCCAAAAGCTCCCCCCGGCGCGTAAGGTCTCCTAA
- a CDS encoding copper amine oxidase: MGARIEAQAVTHPLDALSAKEITATVAVLKASGKVDKESRFAAIMLKEPAKATVWKWQPGQPLAGRQAFVAVKKGPKAFEAIVDLTARKVTDWKEIEGVQPVVVEEEYEMAKKLFKADPRLKAALAKRGIKDLKKEVECGGVAPGYFGPEVTGDRRLLAMQCTLNTEDKNEYAHPISGIKATVDLNERKIISFEDTGVVPIPHKITGFGNQKIILKQVGKLDKAPKPLKITQPKGASYRLRGQLVDWMNWQFHFRMDPRVGLVVSTVTYNDRGKVRRVMYEGSLGEVFVPYGDPSLDTFDRTYLDAGEFYLGRLTAPLQKDLDCPANATYFDAIFAKHKGTIERRVQAVCLYEQRAGVEWRHSEFSDKPKERWTESRARRELVLRSTSTIGNYDYTFDWIFLPDGAIRVVVSANGTEETKAVKSKTLADDIEGKDTSHGTLVAEHISATTHQHIYAYRLDLDIDGDNNSFLEATPTAVPVSNSPRKSAMVIEQKTFSNELEARRPFALLPLWHVVNPNVHNANGYEVSYVLQRGENTTPLLTPEDWPRKRAGFIDYALWVTPYQPNEVYPAGDYPNQSKGGDGLPAWVQADRPIKNTDIVLWYTFGITHVVRPEDWPTLTTEKASFELRPFNFFNRTPTLGQPKYP; encoded by the coding sequence ATGGGAGCCCGGATCGAAGCTCAGGCGGTCACACATCCGCTAGATGCCCTGAGTGCTAAAGAAATCACTGCGACTGTCGCAGTCCTTAAAGCCTCAGGCAAGGTTGATAAAGAGAGTCGCTTCGCTGCCATCATGCTCAAGGAACCCGCCAAAGCGACGGTGTGGAAGTGGCAGCCGGGGCAGCCTTTGGCTGGTCGGCAGGCTTTTGTAGCGGTCAAGAAGGGTCCCAAAGCCTTTGAGGCCATCGTGGACCTCACCGCCCGCAAGGTCACAGACTGGAAAGAAATTGAAGGCGTCCAACCCGTGGTGGTCGAAGAGGAGTATGAGATGGCGAAGAAGCTCTTCAAAGCTGACCCCCGCCTCAAGGCAGCCCTCGCCAAGCGCGGCATCAAGGACCTAAAAAAAGAAGTCGAGTGCGGCGGGGTTGCTCCGGGCTATTTTGGTCCTGAAGTGACGGGTGACCGCAGGCTTCTAGCGATGCAGTGCACGCTCAATACAGAAGACAAAAATGAATATGCCCACCCCATCTCTGGGATCAAGGCCACTGTAGACCTAAACGAGCGGAAGATCATCAGCTTTGAGGACACCGGCGTTGTCCCCATCCCCCACAAAATCACAGGTTTTGGTAACCAAAAGATCATCTTGAAACAGGTTGGGAAGCTGGACAAAGCCCCCAAGCCCCTAAAAATCACCCAGCCTAAAGGAGCATCCTACCGGCTCAGGGGGCAGTTGGTGGACTGGATGAACTGGCAGTTTCACTTTCGGATGGACCCTCGGGTGGGTCTGGTGGTCTCGACGGTGACCTACAACGACCGGGGCAAGGTGCGCCGAGTGATGTACGAGGGTTCTCTGGGCGAGGTATTTGTCCCCTATGGCGACCCTAGTCTGGATACCTTTGACCGCACTTATTTAGACGCGGGCGAGTTTTATCTGGGCCGACTGACTGCCCCGCTCCAAAAGGATTTGGATTGTCCGGCGAATGCCACCTACTTCGATGCCATCTTCGCCAAGCACAAGGGCACTATCGAGCGCCGCGTGCAGGCGGTTTGCCTCTACGAACAACGCGCCGGGGTGGAATGGCGACACTCCGAGTTCTCCGACAAGCCCAAAGAGCGCTGGACCGAGTCCCGTGCTCGCCGGGAGTTGGTCTTGCGCTCCACTTCGACTATCGGCAACTACGATTACACCTTTGATTGGATCTTCCTCCCCGATGGCGCGATCCGGGTGGTCGTCAGTGCCAATGGCACCGAGGAGACCAAAGCGGTCAAGAGCAAGACGCTAGCCGATGATATTGAGGGGAAAGACACGAGCCACGGCACGCTAGTGGCAGAGCATATCTCCGCCACGACGCACCAGCACATCTACGCCTACCGGCTCGACCTAGACATAGATGGCGACAACAACAGCTTCCTCGAAGCCACACCGACTGCTGTTCCCGTCAGCAACAGCCCCCGCAAGAGCGCGATGGTGATCGAGCAGAAGACGTTCAGCAACGAATTGGAGGCCAGACGACCCTTTGCGCTCTTGCCGCTCTGGCATGTGGTCAATCCTAATGTGCACAATGCCAATGGCTACGAGGTGAGCTACGTCCTTCAGCGCGGGGAGAATACTACCCCCTTGCTCACCCCCGAGGACTGGCCGCGCAAAAGAGCGGGTTTCATCGACTATGCTCTCTGGGTGACGCCCTATCAGCCTAACGAAGTCTACCCGGCGGGCGATTACCCCAACCAAAGTAAGGGCGGGGACGGTCTACCAGCCTGGGTCCAAGCTGACCGACCCATCAAGAACACCGACATCGTGCTCTGGTACACCTTTGGGATCACCCATGTAGTACGCCCCGAGGATTGGCCGACCCTGACTACGGAGAAAGCCTCCTTCGAGTTGCGGCCTTTCAATTTCTTTAACCGCACCCCGACCTTGGGCCAGCCTAAGTACCCCTGA
- a CDS encoding DNA adenine methylase, with amino-acid sequence MEKSRKPNALVRPFLKWAGGKRQLMPTIKQHLPSKFNTYFEPFVGGGAVFLELQRKNTLINDRNKELINCYRVIQNSVEELIEALKRHQEENHEYYYYGIREWDRSNEFKDKPPVERAARIIYLNKTCYNGLFRVNSQGHFNVPFGRYKKPNILDIAVLRAVSDYLKSSNTSMLDIDFEEAVSSAKKGDFVYFDPPYDPVSDTSSFTGYDINGFNREEQIRLKKCADRLTDIGCKVMVSNAYTDFIIDLYSDSRYKKNKISAIRAINSNAEKRGSVDEVLITNYE; translated from the coding sequence TGCCCACTATCAAACAGCATTTACCTTCCAAATTTAATACCTATTTCGAACCTTTTGTTGGAGGAGGAGCTGTTTTTTTAGAACTACAGCGTAAAAATACTTTGATCAATGACCGCAATAAAGAGCTTATAAACTGCTATCGAGTAATTCAGAATTCGGTAGAAGAACTGATTGAAGCCTTGAAGCGGCATCAAGAGGAGAATCACGAATACTACTACTACGGTATAAGAGAGTGGGATCGATCAAACGAATTTAAAGATAAACCTCCTGTAGAAAGAGCAGCAAGAATTATATATCTCAACAAGACTTGTTATAATGGACTGTTCAGAGTTAATTCTCAAGGACACTTCAATGTACCTTTTGGAAGATATAAGAAACCTAATATTTTGGATATTGCAGTACTTAGAGCTGTGAGTGATTACTTAAAAAGTTCTAATACATCAATGCTAGATATAGATTTTGAAGAAGCCGTTAGTTCAGCAAAAAAGGGAGATTTTGTATACTTTGATCCTCCTTATGATCCAGTTTCAGACACATCATCATTTACTGGTTACGATATCAACGGATTCAATCGAGAAGAGCAAATTCGCCTAAAGAAGTGCGCTGACAGACTGACAGATATAGGCTGTAAGGTTATGGTAAGCAATGCATATACAGATTTTATTATTGACCTTTATTCTGACTCCAGATACAAAAAAAACAAGATTAGTGCAATCCGTGCCATCAACTCCAATGCAGAAAAACGAGGGAGTGTAGATGAGGTTTTGATAACGAACTATGAGTAA
- a CDS encoding DUF3386 domain-containing protein: MTQTVATDARDLFKAAYENRYTWDSSFPGYSAGFTLELDGVTHTGQVTITAGLQVEVQTEDPKAQEWLRNQLKDVVVHRKRSYFEESHGNHTFAFDGEPDSTGAQAILVGGDAMGSHYKVRDQQVVMVSRVMGRVAFTINHLEKLDTGNGYISTDYNAVFTNPKDGQVVRQVRFQDFYTPFDGHYLMTKQIVSGTEMGQKKYTAIEFTNIRLGA; the protein is encoded by the coding sequence ATGACGCAAACTGTAGCCACTGACGCCCGTGACCTTTTTAAGGCTGCCTACGAAAATCGGTACACCTGGGATAGTTCGTTTCCGGGCTATAGTGCAGGCTTCACGCTGGAGTTGGACGGGGTAACCCACACGGGGCAGGTGACGATTACTGCCGGGTTGCAGGTGGAAGTCCAAACGGAAGACCCCAAAGCCCAGGAATGGCTGCGTAACCAACTCAAGGATGTGGTAGTCCACCGCAAGCGTTCCTATTTTGAAGAGTCTCACGGCAATCACACCTTTGCTTTTGATGGGGAACCGGATAGCACCGGGGCGCAGGCGATTCTGGTTGGCGGCGACGCCATGGGCTCTCACTACAAGGTGCGCGACCAGCAGGTGGTTATGGTCTCCAGGGTGATGGGTCGGGTCGCTTTCACCATCAACCATTTAGAAAAACTCGACACAGGTAACGGCTATATCTCCACCGACTACAACGCGGTCTTCACCAATCCTAAAGACGGTCAAGTAGTCCGGCAGGTCCGCTTCCAGGACTTCTACACCCCCTTCGACGGCCACTACCTCATGACTAAACAGATCGTGAGCGGCACGGAAATGGGCCAGAAGAAATATACAGCGATTGAGTTTACAAATATTCGTCTGGGCGCGTAA
- a CDS encoding response regulator transcription factor, whose translation MNGPILVVEDDATLAQVLRKTLESEGFTVLLARDGRAALEMGRQPDLQMIILDLMLPRIGGLEVCQRLRQENITTPIIMLTARGLDTDKVFGLRLGADDYLTKPFNIDELLARIEAIRRRSSQSEKAPRQLSVGDIEIDFQRMSVTKQGRNLELSSREFQVLECLVKYAGQTVEREKIYQEVWGYDTAVTNRTIDFHIARLRQKLEDNPREPRYILTVHRSGYRFVV comes from the coding sequence ATGAACGGCCCAATTTTGGTAGTTGAAGACGACGCCACCCTCGCCCAAGTCCTACGCAAAACCCTGGAGTCCGAAGGCTTCACCGTCCTCTTAGCCCGCGATGGGCGAGCAGCGCTGGAGATGGGCCGTCAGCCCGACCTCCAGATGATCATCCTCGACTTGATGCTGCCGCGCATCGGCGGGCTGGAAGTCTGCCAACGCCTACGCCAGGAAAATATCACCACGCCCATCATCATGCTCACCGCCCGTGGGCTCGACACGGACAAAGTTTTTGGCCTCAGACTGGGTGCAGACGACTATCTGACCAAGCCCTTCAACATTGACGAACTACTTGCTCGCATCGAAGCGATCCGCCGCCGCTCGAGTCAATCGGAGAAAGCCCCCCGGCAGTTGTCGGTGGGTGATATTGAGATCGACTTTCAGCGCATGTCAGTCACCAAACAGGGCCGCAACCTCGAACTCTCCTCCCGAGAATTTCAAGTCCTCGAATGTCTGGTCAAGTACGCAGGCCAAACCGTCGAGCGCGAAAAGATTTATCAGGAAGTCTGGGGCTACGACACGGCTGTAACTAACCGCACCATCGACTTCCATATCGCCCGCCTGCGTCAGAAACTGGAGGACAACCCCCGCGAGCCCCGCTATATCCTGACCGTCCATCGCTCGGGCTATCGCTTCGTGGTTTAG
- a CDS encoding helix-turn-helix domain-containing protein, protein MSCTQLRVNERHQLHALRNSKGLSLRAITLLMARSHTTLSRELHRNAQDIGTYLPDTVHFNMKGGRLLKLPSSRYRQQF, encoded by the coding sequence ATGAGCTGCACACAGCTTCGCGTAAATGAGCGGCATCAGCTCCATGCTCTGAGGAATTCTAAGGGATTATCTCTACGCGCCATTACCTTATTGATGGCGCGTAGTCATACTACCTTATCGCGCGAGTTACACCGCAATGCTCAAGACATAGGTACTTATCTTCCTGATACCGTGCATTTCAACATGAAAGGCGGGAGGCTTCTAAAACTCCCTTCCAGCAGATATCGGCAGCAGTTTTAG
- a CDS encoding type II toxin-antitoxin system HicB family antitoxin, with amino-acid sequence MHTVKFVCWEEDGVWLGYFQDYPDYWTQGETLENLKEYLKDLYIDLSSGQLPGIRRVEELVVT; translated from the coding sequence ATGCATACAGTCAAGTTTGTTTGTTGGGAAGAAGATGGGGTATGGCTGGGGTATTTCCAAGACTACCCTGACTACTGGACTCAGGGAGAGACGCTGGAGAATCTTAAGGAATACCTCAAAGACCTGTATATTGACTTGAGTAGTGGGCAACTACCGGGTATTCGCAGGGTTGAAGAGTTGGTTGTCACATGA
- a CDS encoding sensor histidine kinase → MKRFAALVEQSFYTAIRWCLKHQAPALLVILLAVVIPIGTLNVLEYRSMAKFEKDSTETVQNQLQYILGRLVLEVHDSLRQGGGLWFHSVVDREHVELLKGNAVLRQKIVNTLQDELHKQLKDFSKELLDPMIFVLAPKSGGSWQATFPKRPQDKKYNVAALNSRDYFISLKSVEQDVGYLFYYDEPSASLILLHPISSQKLHSFEEEGPPRPIQAVMGVIFPREFLSTKQNFESLTRRGKVNRFYTTPMDDVIANANYNFRVRDERGNLIFTDLAAGQDWEKLSKQGNYITSDLTITPEQKFLTGWQFSVMTRSNLQQITNFSLGQMYWASGLVAIALVLLLVITLRAGLVAVKVSDMKSDIVSGVSHDLKTPLAGIIASAQLLASGRVSGKEETQQFSGYIVTEAQRLTEVVEKVLTLAKLESRQLKMKPAAITVPELVDQAIQSISRAFPDAMILKGGIPRGVIYGDSQALTTVLVNLMENSIRYSKDRAWVKIQAFWSQHGEKRTLHVQVEDHGVGIPAHEQPFIFQKFYRVRNGLVTDTDGTGLGLAIASQIIRAHHGHIHVESEVGVGSKFIVRLPYERPNFGS, encoded by the coding sequence ATGAAGCGATTCGCTGCCCTGGTCGAACAAAGTTTTTACACAGCTATTCGCTGGTGCCTCAAGCATCAAGCACCCGCGCTATTGGTCATCCTCCTGGCAGTGGTGATCCCCATCGGGACGCTCAACGTTCTGGAATACCGCTCCATGGCGAAGTTTGAGAAGGATAGTACTGAGACTGTGCAGAACCAACTTCAGTACATTTTGGGTCGCTTGGTTCTTGAGGTCCACGACAGTCTGCGTCAGGGCGGGGGGCTCTGGTTTCATTCGGTGGTAGACCGGGAACATGTAGAACTGCTGAAGGGTAACGCTGTTCTTCGGCAGAAGATTGTCAATACACTACAGGATGAACTCCACAAACAACTTAAGGATTTTAGTAAAGAGCTACTCGATCCCATGATATTTGTCCTGGCTCCAAAATCTGGAGGCTCCTGGCAAGCGACCTTCCCCAAACGACCTCAGGACAAGAAATACAACGTAGCCGCCCTCAATTCCCGCGATTATTTTATATCCCTAAAATCAGTGGAACAAGATGTAGGTTATCTCTTTTACTATGATGAGCCGAGTGCATCTTTGATCTTGCTCCATCCTATTTCTTCGCAAAAGCTTCACTCTTTTGAAGAGGAGGGGCCGCCCCGTCCGATTCAAGCCGTTATGGGTGTGATCTTTCCGAGAGAATTTTTATCTACAAAACAGAACTTTGAGAGCTTGACCCGACGGGGAAAAGTAAATCGTTTTTATACCACGCCGATGGATGATGTGATCGCTAATGCCAACTATAATTTCCGGGTCCGAGACGAGCGGGGCAATCTTATCTTCACAGACCTTGCAGCCGGTCAAGATTGGGAAAAGCTCTCGAAGCAGGGCAACTATATTACCTCTGACCTGACGATTACCCCGGAGCAGAAATTCCTCACTGGCTGGCAGTTCTCGGTCATGACCCGCAGCAATCTCCAACAGATCACCAATTTCAGTCTGGGACAGATGTATTGGGCGAGTGGTCTAGTGGCAATCGCCTTGGTACTGCTGTTGGTCATTACGCTCAGAGCAGGTCTGGTAGCAGTCAAAGTCTCGGATATGAAATCAGACATCGTCTCTGGGGTCTCCCATGACCTCAAGACCCCCCTCGCCGGGATCATTGCTTCCGCTCAACTCCTCGCTTCGGGGCGCGTCAGTGGCAAAGAAGAGACGCAGCAGTTCTCCGGTTATATCGTGACGGAGGCCCAACGGCTGACTGAAGTAGTCGAGAAAGTGCTGACCCTCGCCAAATTGGAGTCGCGCCAACTCAAAATGAAACCCGCTGCGATCACGGTCCCGGAACTGGTAGACCAAGCGATCCAATCCATCAGTCGCGCCTTCCCGGATGCCATGATCCTCAAGGGCGGGATTCCTCGGGGGGTGATCTATGGCGACAGTCAGGCACTGACCACAGTGCTGGTCAACTTGATGGAGAATTCCATCCGCTACTCCAAAGACCGGGCATGGGTCAAGATCCAAGCGTTTTGGAGTCAGCATGGCGAGAAGCGGACCCTGCATGTGCAGGTCGAGGACCATGGCGTTGGTATCCCTGCTCACGAGCAACCCTTTATTTTTCAGAAGTTTTACCGGGTGCGCAACGGTCTGGTGACCGATACGGACGGCACTGGGCTGGGTTTGGCTATTGCTTCACAGATCATCCGTGCCCATCATGGTCACATCCATGTCGAGAGTGAAGTGGGCGTTGGCAGCAAGTTTATCGTGAGGCTCCCCTATGAACGGCCCAATTTTGGTAGTTGA